Proteins encoded within one genomic window of Cytophagales bacterium:
- a CDS encoding MlaD family protein, which produces MSKEFRIGIITVLSGVILYYGFNFLKGSDILTRSSYYYTIFPNIGTLQLSNPVSINGVPVGKVTAVKLLPKQGNAVLVQFDVQDEVTLYESTIAELTSDLLGSTSIVLRTVTSGQALTVGDTLQSQIDKGLEEILETAQPVAQNLNITINRLNALLEEFEGIGDQVKGAVGTMDTTLLAVKELLEANKNEISGIMSNTNELIKGLDARVEELKPILSKTGEVMEGIDPEKVGKILDDVNTLTSTLAETMEKLNKGEGSLGKLMSSDSLYQDIHKTIKDLDSLIIHFDNYPKDFLKPLGRKHEKLRGK; this is translated from the coding sequence GTACTTTCCGGGGTGATCCTCTATTATGGTTTTAATTTTTTGAAAGGTAGTGACATTCTTACACGAAGCAGTTACTACTATACGATCTTTCCGAACATTGGCACCCTGCAGTTGTCAAATCCGGTAAGTATCAATGGTGTTCCCGTTGGAAAAGTCACGGCAGTGAAACTTTTACCCAAACAGGGCAATGCTGTTCTGGTACAGTTTGACGTGCAAGATGAGGTAACCCTTTATGAAAGTACGATCGCAGAGCTGACCAGCGATCTTTTGGGTTCTACATCCATTGTATTGCGAACGGTCACCTCAGGTCAGGCTTTGACTGTAGGGGATACCTTACAATCTCAAATCGATAAAGGGCTGGAAGAAATTTTAGAAACTGCCCAACCTGTGGCTCAAAACCTTAACATTACCATCAATCGACTGAATGCTCTTCTTGAAGAATTCGAAGGAATTGGAGATCAGGTAAAAGGAGCCGTTGGAACCATGGATACTACCCTTCTCGCGGTGAAAGAACTGCTGGAAGCCAACAAAAATGAAATTTCAGGTATCATGTCCAATACCAATGAATTGATCAAAGGCCTGGATGCTCGAGTGGAAGAACTCAAGCCGATACTAAGTAAGACTGGTGAGGTCATGGAGGGCATTGATCCTGAAAAAGTTGGGAAGATTCTCGATGATGTGAATACCCTTACGAGCACACTTGCGGAAACGATGGAGAAATTGAACAAAGGAGAAGGATCGCTCGGCAAATTGATGAGTAGTGACAGCCTCTATCAAGACATCCACAAAACCATCAAAGACCTGGATTCACTGATCATCCACTTTGATAACTACCCAAAAGATTTTTTGAAACCTCTGGGACGAAAGCACGAAAAACTTAGAGGCAAATAG
- a CDS encoding CDP-alcohol phosphatidyltransferase family protein, translating to MALRNPWIRQTMSSSTFSGRWIYPHSLINLLGLFVFTYSSLYPYWLGLVGMSLTLLILDINKSIKVRDFQPFRFGYPNLITTGRLIGILGLCYTFHALSDLALFIAFTVLILLDGVDGLVARKLNQCSPEGEKLDTEVDAQLVWLLSWIHFYSGNVDWWILIPGSLRYTYQLLFFWVPSVSSFPPKRFRATIAVIFFFSLSLAFILEESIAKQLLFVASVLIVLSFGLSLIGGLKQHYDRKSAA from the coding sequence ATGGCATTACGTAATCCATGGATCAGGCAAACCATGAGTTCCAGCACGTTTAGCGGGCGATGGATCTATCCGCATTCGCTGATCAACCTGTTAGGGTTATTCGTCTTTACTTATTCAAGCTTGTATCCCTACTGGCTGGGACTTGTCGGCATGTCACTGACCCTTTTGATTCTGGACATCAATAAATCCATCAAAGTACGTGATTTTCAACCTTTTCGATTTGGATACCCTAATCTGATCACTACCGGCAGACTGATCGGAATTCTCGGTCTGTGCTACACCTTTCATGCCTTATCTGACCTGGCCCTATTCATTGCATTCACCGTGTTGATTCTATTGGATGGTGTCGATGGACTTGTTGCTAGAAAATTGAATCAATGTAGTCCGGAAGGAGAAAAACTGGATACAGAAGTAGATGCCCAACTGGTTTGGTTGCTTTCCTGGATCCACTTCTATTCAGGCAATGTGGATTGGTGGATACTGATCCCCGGAAGTCTTCGATATACCTATCAGTTGTTGTTTTTCTGGGTCCCATCCGTTAGTAGTTTCCCTCCTAAAAGATTCAGGGCTACCATCGCCGTGATCTTTTTCTTCAGTTTGTCATTAGCTTTCATTCTTGAGGAGTCCATTGCTAAACAGCTATTATTTGTGGCCTCTGTGTTAATTGTTTTATCATTTGGTTTGTCACTCATCGGAGGGCTGAAACAACATTACGACCGCAAATCAGCCGCATGA
- the folB gene encoding dihydroneopterin aldolase, which yields MGKISLKGMEFFAFHGVYEEERVKGNKFEVDLTIDYPFEDKVADDQLDNTIDYAELYEIVKTVMDKPANLLEHLAVSIRDQIKAKFAQIEQVNVTVTKFNPPINGRCDKAEVTV from the coding sequence ATGGGTAAAATCAGTTTGAAAGGCATGGAATTCTTTGCCTTCCACGGCGTGTATGAAGAAGAACGCGTCAAAGGCAACAAATTTGAAGTCGACCTGACCATTGATTATCCTTTTGAAGATAAGGTAGCTGATGATCAATTGGATAATACCATTGATTACGCTGAGCTGTATGAGATTGTCAAAACAGTCATGGATAAGCCTGCCAACCTTTTGGAACACCTTGCTGTATCTATTCGGGATCAGATTAAAGCCAAATTTGCTCAGATCGAACAAGTCAATGTAACGGTCACCAAATTCAACCCTCCGATCAATGGAAGGTGTGATAAAGCGGAAGTTACGGTTTAG
- a CDS encoding acyl-CoA carboxylase subunit beta — translation MDINFNRNEDENKQLLSRLNHKLKQVHLGGGEKKIASQHKKNKLTARERIDYLTDDNTSFLEIGALAADGMYAEQGGCPSAGVVTGIGYVAGRQCMIVANDATVKAGAWFPMTAKKNLRAQEIAMENKLPVIYLVDSAGVFLPMQDEIFPDKEHFGRQFRNNAKMSSMGIIQIAAIMGSCVAGGAYLPIMSDEALIVDKTGSIFLAGSYLVKAAIGESIDNETLGGATTHCEISGVTDNKFDSDQDCLDAIKRMFDKIGQPESAGFDRVESTEPKKDPNELYGLFPTDRTKPYDMVEIIERLVDNSEFDQYKKDYGKTILCGHARIDGWAVGIVANQRQVMKTKKGEMQMGGVIYSDSADKAARFIMNCNQRKIPLIFLHDVNGFMVGSRSEHGGIIKDGAKMVNAVSNSVVPKFSIIVGSSYGAGNYAMCGKAYDPRLIFAWPTAEIAVMSGNSAANTLLQIKVAGLEASGQKISDEEKTKLLDEIKASYNEQLSPYYAASRLWVDGIIDPLTTRNAISEGIKAANLAPMEKPMNVGVIQT, via the coding sequence ATGGATATCAACTTTAACCGAAATGAAGATGAGAACAAACAATTGTTGTCTCGTCTGAACCATAAGCTGAAGCAAGTACACCTCGGAGGTGGCGAAAAAAAAATCGCTTCGCAACACAAGAAAAACAAATTAACGGCAAGAGAACGCATCGATTACCTCACCGATGACAACACCTCTTTCCTCGAAATCGGTGCACTGGCGGCCGATGGCATGTATGCCGAACAAGGTGGATGCCCCTCTGCAGGGGTAGTAACCGGTATCGGCTATGTAGCTGGTAGACAATGCATGATTGTTGCCAACGACGCCACCGTAAAAGCAGGTGCATGGTTTCCCATGACTGCCAAAAAGAACCTTCGTGCCCAGGAAATTGCGATGGAAAACAAGCTTCCGGTGATCTATCTGGTGGATAGCGCTGGTGTATTTCTACCTATGCAAGACGAGATCTTCCCGGATAAGGAGCACTTTGGTCGTCAGTTTCGCAACAACGCGAAAATGTCCTCCATGGGCATCATTCAGATTGCGGCGATTATGGGTAGTTGTGTAGCAGGTGGTGCGTACTTGCCTATCATGTCAGATGAAGCTTTAATCGTTGATAAAACCGGATCCATCTTCCTGGCGGGGAGTTACCTGGTAAAGGCGGCCATTGGTGAATCCATTGATAATGAAACACTGGGTGGTGCTACTACTCATTGTGAAATCTCTGGTGTAACGGACAATAAATTTGATTCGGATCAGGATTGCCTGGATGCAATCAAAAGGATGTTTGATAAAATCGGCCAACCGGAAAGTGCTGGTTTTGATCGCGTGGAATCTACAGAACCCAAAAAAGACCCTAACGAACTTTACGGCTTGTTCCCCACTGACCGAACGAAACCTTACGACATGGTCGAGATCATTGAACGACTGGTGGATAATTCGGAGTTCGATCAATACAAGAAAGACTATGGAAAGACCATTCTTTGCGGACATGCTCGGATTGATGGTTGGGCGGTAGGCATTGTTGCCAATCAGCGTCAGGTGATGAAGACAAAGAAGGGTGAAATGCAGATGGGAGGAGTGATTTACAGTGATTCTGCGGATAAGGCCGCACGATTCATCATGAATTGCAATCAGCGGAAAATCCCCTTGATCTTTTTACATGATGTTAATGGATTTATGGTGGGAAGTCGCTCTGAACATGGGGGCATCATCAAAGATGGCGCGAAAATGGTCAATGCCGTTTCTAATTCCGTGGTTCCGAAGTTTAGCATCATCGTAGGTAGCTCCTACGGTGCAGGAAATTATGCCATGTGTGGTAAAGCATATGATCCTCGACTGATCTTTGCCTGGCCTACCGCTGAAATCGCTGTGATGAGTGGAAATTCTGCGGCAAATACCCTCTTGCAAATCAAAGTTGCAGGACTGGAAGCCAGTGGACAGAAGATCAGTGACGAAGAAAAAACGAAACTGCTGGACGAAATCAAAGCTTCGTACAATGAGCAGTTGAGTCCGTATTACGCGGCTTCACGTCTTTGGGTTGACGGCATTATTGATCCGCTTACAACGCGTAACGCAATATCAGAAGGTATAAAGGCTGCCAATCTTGCGCCTATGGAAAAACCAATGAATGTTGGAGTCATACAGACCTAG
- a CDS encoding WD40 repeat domain-containing protein, giving the protein MNKVSVQKKHLLTGHKDCLYTLAPINSHELISAGADGMVVRWNLDDAENGKVIAKVNASIYAMNRHEDQLLVVENNEGLHIIDLIENKETKSVKLGQSAYFDIQVIHGNYWIGAGNGEVIVVNPEMAILYRKQLSNKSARSLTFIPHRNEVAIGFSDHSIKVLDATTFKKNWEIDAHGNSVFAVVTSPDQKFLVSGSRDAHLKIWHTDNYTLHESVVAHMYAINGIDFSPNGQYFVTCSMDKSVKVWDASSFRLLKVIDKARHAGHATSVNKVKWLSDSLVASCSDDRSVSIWKLGF; this is encoded by the coding sequence ATGAATAAAGTATCTGTACAAAAAAAGCACTTGCTCACGGGGCATAAGGACTGTTTATACACCCTCGCCCCTATCAATAGCCATGAATTGATCTCTGCGGGAGCAGATGGCATGGTCGTTCGCTGGAACCTCGATGATGCCGAAAATGGAAAAGTTATCGCCAAGGTCAATGCTTCTATCTATGCCATGAACCGGCATGAAGACCAGTTATTGGTCGTGGAGAACAATGAAGGCCTCCATATCATTGACCTCATCGAAAATAAGGAAACCAAATCGGTAAAACTGGGTCAATCGGCCTATTTCGACATTCAGGTCATTCATGGCAATTACTGGATCGGGGCTGGCAATGGCGAAGTGATCGTGGTGAACCCTGAAATGGCCATTCTTTACCGTAAGCAGTTGTCGAACAAAAGTGCGAGAAGTCTAACCTTCATTCCACACAGAAATGAAGTGGCTATTGGGTTCAGTGACCATAGTATCAAAGTCCTCGATGCAACTACATTCAAAAAGAATTGGGAAATTGATGCACATGGCAACTCCGTATTTGCGGTCGTAACAAGTCCGGATCAAAAATTCTTAGTAAGCGGTAGCAGAGATGCCCATTTAAAAATCTGGCATACGGATAATTATACCCTGCATGAATCCGTTGTTGCACATATGTACGCAATCAACGGCATAGATTTCAGCCCCAATGGCCAATATTTCGTAACTTGTAGCATGGACAAGTCGGTCAAGGTCTGGGATGCCAGCAGTTTCAGGCTACTAAAAGTAATCGATAAGGCACGGCATGCGGGACATGCCACTTCCGTGAACAAAGTAAAATGGCTCTCAGATTCGCTCGTGGCATCATGCAGCGACGATAGAAGTGTATCTATCTGGAAATTAGGTTTTTGA
- a CDS encoding zeta toxin family protein yields the protein MYIISAPKGAGKTTLSYIILPEIFDADEFISADEIAKGLSPLNPGKANIRAGKLMLSRIRELMEAGSSFAFETTLSTESYASMIKKAKTLGYSVTLLFLALDSIELAKSRV from the coding sequence ATGTACATCATCTCGGCACCGAAAGGTGCTGGAAAGACCACTCTTTCTTACATCATACTTCCTGAAATATTTGATGCGGATGAATTCATTAGTGCCGATGAAATTGCGAAAGGACTTTCTCCTCTGAATCCCGGAAAGGCCAATATCAGGGCCGGTAAACTCATGCTATCTAGAATTCGGGAATTGATGGAAGCAGGGAGTTCCTTTGCCTTTGAAACGACGCTTTCCACCGAATCCTATGCTTCCATGATCAAGAAGGCCAAAACTTTGGGTTATTCGGTAACGCTGTTATTCCTGGCGTTAGACTCCATTGAATTAGCCAAGTCGAGGGTATAA
- a CDS encoding 4'-phosphopantetheinyl transferase superfamily protein, translated as MPLLLSKKLDDHEAAYAVWKISETNGQLQQMIKEQPPEDYHPTKQAEWMATRMLIENLCQKFDLQYQGIVKDEYGKPFLKGHSAQISISHSFPIASAMIHMNSPCGIDVEWPRATMQRVQHKFLNEEEYQYRDDQKALCIIWAAKEAIYKRYGKKQLSFKDNMKVEITEKGLRSWILQNGERTEIPIIHEQVKQYLLVYTF; from the coding sequence ATGCCTTTACTGCTGTCCAAGAAATTAGATGACCATGAAGCGGCTTATGCCGTTTGGAAAATCTCCGAAACAAACGGGCAATTGCAGCAGATGATTAAAGAACAACCTCCCGAAGATTATCACCCGACCAAGCAGGCGGAATGGATGGCAACCCGCATGTTGATTGAAAACCTGTGTCAGAAATTCGATTTGCAGTATCAGGGCATTGTCAAAGATGAGTACGGAAAACCATTCTTGAAAGGCCATTCCGCACAGATTTCCATTTCGCATTCCTTTCCAATCGCCTCTGCAATGATCCACATGAACTCACCTTGCGGGATAGACGTAGAATGGCCCCGTGCCACCATGCAACGCGTTCAACATAAATTCCTAAATGAAGAAGAGTATCAATATCGCGATGATCAGAAAGCATTGTGTATTATTTGGGCAGCCAAAGAGGCCATCTACAAACGCTACGGAAAGAAGCAACTCTCCTTCAAAGACAACATGAAAGTAGAGATCACCGAAAAGGGCCTAAGAAGCTGGATACTCCAAAACGGAGAAAGAACCGAAATTCCCATCATCCATGAACAAGTGAAGCAGTATTTGCTGGTGTATACTTTTTAG
- a CDS encoding transglutaminase-like domain-containing protein: MTDAELKALVVLLDDDDMEVVTHVEDKIRSQGTGIIPFLENEWEINFNPTLQRRIEDLIHGLQFELVQERLSAWEAGDQEDLLEVLWLICTYQYPDLEYNDLANQIEQHYIETWRELKDDLTPFDQIRIINSVIFDRLKFRANTKNFHSPANSMISAVLESKRGNPISLSAIYLLIAKKLNLPIYGVNVPNLFILTYKSEQLQFYINVFNKGLIFSKEDIENYIEHLQLEPNDTHFEPCSHMDIAVRFLRNLIISFEKLGEYQKTDEVKMLLKALGQRYVD, encoded by the coding sequence ATGACAGACGCTGAATTAAAAGCATTAGTGGTGCTCCTCGACGATGACGACATGGAAGTGGTGACACATGTCGAGGATAAAATCCGGTCTCAGGGGACGGGTATCATTCCTTTTCTGGAAAATGAATGGGAAATCAATTTCAATCCTACACTGCAACGCAGGATTGAAGATCTGATCCATGGCCTTCAATTTGAATTGGTTCAGGAACGTTTGTCGGCCTGGGAAGCTGGTGATCAGGAAGATCTTTTGGAAGTCCTTTGGTTGATCTGCACTTACCAATATCCTGATCTGGAATACAATGATCTGGCCAATCAAATTGAACAACACTACATCGAAACGTGGCGGGAACTCAAAGACGACCTTACACCTTTTGATCAGATCCGGATCATCAATAGTGTGATTTTTGATCGACTGAAGTTTCGGGCAAATACCAAGAATTTTCATTCGCCGGCCAATTCCATGATCAGTGCTGTACTGGAATCTAAGCGAGGCAATCCGATTTCTCTAAGTGCGATTTACCTGTTGATTGCCAAGAAGCTTAACCTGCCCATATATGGGGTCAATGTCCCGAATTTGTTCATACTCACCTATAAGTCAGAGCAACTTCAATTCTACATCAATGTGTTCAACAAGGGCCTGATCTTCTCGAAAGAAGACATTGAGAATTATATTGAGCACTTGCAACTAGAACCAAACGACACGCATTTCGAGCCTTGCTCGCACATGGACATTGCGGTACGATTCCTGCGAAACCTGATCATTTCTTTTGAAAAACTAGGCGAATACCAAAAAACAGATGAGGTGAAGATGTTGTTGAAGGCGTTGGGGCAGAGATATGTAGACTAA
- a CDS encoding DivIVA domain-containing protein, producing the protein MKITPIEIRQKVFEKKLRGYDKDEVQAFLQSLSNEWERVLDENKEYKIKLDQAEKEVQKLREVENSLFKTLKTAEDTGANLVEQANKAAELHLKETQINAEALMRESKSKASAIIEQAELQAKEMIDEMQEALKDLEKNYRSIENQRDNLLGELKILSADIMERLDRSSRQSEPFKVEDHMKRVKSMVRESEQRIKDQKLEINPPVAEKIPSLDPKDSDSSKKLESFLKSREEPKKPEPVAEEAPVAATPEPVPAPEPVKVETKSPAQKNGDTTPKKPKLKVRKTVLPPPEATKEDEEGGSFFDTL; encoded by the coding sequence ATGAAAATAACGCCAATAGAGATACGGCAAAAAGTATTTGAAAAAAAGCTTCGTGGGTACGACAAAGATGAGGTGCAGGCTTTTTTACAATCCCTTTCGAACGAATGGGAACGAGTACTGGATGAAAATAAAGAATACAAGATCAAGCTAGATCAGGCTGAGAAAGAGGTGCAGAAACTTCGCGAAGTGGAAAACTCTCTATTCAAGACCCTGAAAACAGCTGAAGATACAGGAGCCAATCTGGTAGAACAGGCCAATAAAGCGGCAGAGCTGCATTTGAAAGAAACACAAATCAATGCAGAGGCTTTGATGCGTGAATCAAAAAGCAAGGCCAGTGCGATCATCGAACAAGCAGAATTACAAGCCAAAGAGATGATCGACGAAATGCAGGAGGCTTTAAAGGACCTGGAAAAGAACTACAGATCCATTGAAAATCAACGTGATAATCTACTCGGTGAGTTGAAGATCTTGTCTGCTGACATCATGGAAAGACTGGATCGCAGTAGCCGTCAGTCTGAGCCATTCAAGGTAGAAGACCACATGAAGCGGGTCAAAAGCATGGTTCGTGAATCGGAACAACGAATCAAGGATCAAAAACTTGAAATCAATCCTCCGGTGGCGGAAAAGATCCCTTCTCTCGATCCAAAAGATTCAGACAGTAGCAAGAAACTAGAATCCTTCCTGAAATCCAGAGAAGAACCAAAAAAACCAGAACCAGTTGCTGAAGAAGCGCCCGTAGCTGCTACCCCGGAACCTGTACCAGCTCCTGAGCCTGTCAAGGTCGAGACCAAATCTCCAGCGCAAAAAAACGGGGATACCACGCCGAAAAAGCCGAAGCTAAAAGTCCGAAAAACCGTATTGCCTCCTCCCGAAGCCACCAAGGAAGACGAGGAAGGTGGATCATTCTTCGATACGCTGTAA
- the fabF gene encoding beta-ketoacyl-ACP synthase II: MEKRRVVVTGMGALTPIGNNLSDFWEGLSTGKSGAAPITYFDTTPYKTNFACELKGFDVKDHLDRKEIRTNDPYVQYALVSTKEAIEDARLNFEEVDPYRVGVIWGTGNGGIQSYYNEVVDYIKSETVPRFNPYFIPKIIPNMASGVISIKYGLKGVTFTPISACATGNTAIIEAMNYIQWGKADMIIAGGSDAAICEPGIAGFNASKALSTRNDDPEHASRPFDKNRDGFVMGEGSGTLILEELEHAQRRGAKIYAEVVGGAMTSDAYHLTATHPEGEGAKRAMILGLEEAGLTMNDVDYVNMHATSTPLGDISELQALNGVLDGPSPKVSATKSMTGHLLGGAGAIEGIASILAIKNQFVPPTINTTDLDEEVPENLDIVIGEGQKAEINVAISNTFGFGGHNAIVVMKKFDS; this comes from the coding sequence ATGGAAAAAAGAAGAGTAGTAGTTACTGGTATGGGTGCTTTGACGCCTATCGGAAACAACCTATCGGATTTTTGGGAAGGATTAAGCACCGGGAAATCAGGTGCGGCTCCCATTACTTATTTTGATACCACCCCGTACAAGACAAATTTTGCTTGTGAGCTCAAGGGATTTGATGTGAAAGATCACCTGGATCGCAAAGAAATTCGTACCAATGATCCATACGTACAATATGCGCTGGTCAGTACCAAGGAAGCCATCGAGGATGCAAGACTTAACTTCGAAGAAGTAGATCCGTATCGAGTCGGTGTGATCTGGGGTACCGGAAACGGAGGAATCCAGTCGTACTACAACGAAGTAGTGGATTACATCAAAAGTGAAACGGTACCACGTTTCAATCCCTATTTCATTCCCAAGATTATTCCGAACATGGCTTCCGGAGTGATCTCGATTAAATATGGCCTGAAAGGGGTGACTTTTACACCGATTTCCGCCTGTGCCACAGGAAATACCGCCATCATCGAGGCCATGAACTACATCCAATGGGGTAAAGCAGACATGATCATCGCGGGAGGATCGGATGCAGCCATCTGTGAGCCCGGAATTGCAGGATTCAATGCCAGCAAAGCCTTGTCCACCCGTAACGATGACCCGGAGCATGCTTCTCGGCCTTTTGATAAAAACAGGGATGGTTTTGTGATGGGAGAGGGTTCAGGGACCTTGATCCTGGAAGAGTTGGAACATGCACAGAGACGTGGAGCCAAAATTTACGCGGAAGTAGTTGGTGGTGCGATGACCAGTGATGCTTATCACTTGACCGCTACCCATCCAGAGGGAGAAGGTGCGAAACGGGCAATGATATTAGGGCTGGAAGAAGCAGGATTGACCATGAATGATGTGGATTATGTGAACATGCATGCGACATCAACCCCATTAGGAGATATCAGTGAGCTACAAGCTCTAAATGGGGTGCTAGATGGACCTTCGCCCAAGGTCAGTGCGACCAAATCCATGACCGGGCATTTGCTGGGTGGCGCAGGAGCCATTGAAGGCATAGCCAGTATTTTGGCTATCAAAAATCAGTTTGTACCCCCGACCATAAATACCACTGATCTGGACGAGGAAGTCCCCGAGAACCTGGACATTGTTATTGGAGAAGGGCAAAAAGCCGAAATAAACGTAGCCATCAGTAACACTTTTGGCTTCGGAGGCCACAATGCTATTGTGGTCATGAAGAAGTTTGACTCATAG
- a CDS encoding sulfatase-like hydrolase/transferase, with product MGLWLTEILFWSVFLALNSLNFVINYIFYARESDFFPILRDFRVGNNLGLTESQNCDMFRFVAEFSLILLLSRIVDLSSFHALITGLYFLLLIFNIYQYAMRRTYHTEPVLFNDLKLLKNGISIVWHESPFKVLIFAALLIGFVISLDYFIQMMLVNNIQQELTWFYMVAASIWMIIMFRSILNMKGTYPLYPGDIYMRIHFTAVELWINLKRSREHLQLSRQEFGSRYRKARKEISLTLNGTRPNVFFLFIESYGAYYFKEPALRKASLETYQNFDSQLAKHGYYSNSIYSTSTAFGGQSWLAYSSVLYGYEMNNNTLFENHLNDPIFRQSNSLLHLFRNMGYKNYNLNPITPIVGINVPYDEMREFYAIDRWILNEDINYNGDEYGWGACAPDQYSMNFMMDLIKKEEPGPFTYFYLTKNSHSPFITPKFEQDWKSLNNQSEQEHIHRGFLANPEQADYANAIQYEFDVIQDFITRHGSDQDIFLLIGDHQPPFLSDEKIHGRESPVHIFSKNEAFINEFSHYGFQKDLDQLETNVRHESLYSIFLNVFAKNYAHSYENLPDYETEGIQL from the coding sequence ATGGGCCTCTGGTTAACCGAAATTCTATTCTGGTCTGTATTCCTGGCTTTGAACAGCCTGAATTTTGTCATCAATTACATTTTCTATGCCAGGGAGAGTGATTTTTTTCCTATTCTCAGAGACTTTAGAGTAGGAAACAACCTGGGATTAACAGAAAGCCAGAATTGCGACATGTTTCGATTTGTAGCTGAGTTTTCTTTGATCCTGTTACTCTCTCGAATTGTAGACCTCTCGTCCTTCCATGCGCTGATCACAGGTCTCTATTTTTTGTTGCTGATCTTCAACATTTACCAATATGCGATGCGCAGGACTTATCACACCGAGCCTGTCCTGTTCAACGACCTGAAATTGCTGAAGAATGGAATTTCCATCGTCTGGCATGAGTCACCGTTTAAGGTCTTGATCTTCGCGGCACTTCTGATCGGATTTGTAATAAGTTTGGATTACTTCATACAAATGATGTTGGTAAACAACATCCAGCAGGAACTTACCTGGTTCTACATGGTGGCAGCAAGTATTTGGATGATCATCATGTTCCGATCGATCCTCAACATGAAAGGTACTTACCCATTATATCCGGGCGACATCTATATGCGGATCCACTTTACTGCAGTAGAATTATGGATCAACCTGAAAAGAAGTCGCGAACACCTACAACTTTCCAGACAGGAATTCGGGAGTAGGTACCGCAAGGCACGAAAGGAAATTAGCTTAACGCTGAATGGCACTCGACCTAATGTGTTTTTCCTTTTCATCGAATCCTATGGTGCCTATTATTTCAAAGAACCCGCTTTAAGGAAAGCTTCGCTCGAGACTTATCAAAACTTTGATTCGCAACTGGCCAAACATGGCTACTACTCCAATTCGATCTATTCCACTTCCACTGCATTTGGTGGTCAATCCTGGCTGGCATATTCTTCTGTGCTCTACGGCTATGAAATGAACAACAACACCTTGTTTGAGAATCACCTTAATGATCCCATATTCCGACAAAGCAATAGTTTGTTGCATTTGTTCAGAAACATGGGGTATAAAAACTATAACCTCAATCCAATCACCCCAATTGTCGGAATCAATGTGCCGTATGATGAAATGCGGGAATTTTATGCGATCGATCGATGGATCCTGAATGAGGACATCAATTACAATGGAGATGAGTACGGCTGGGGGGCCTGCGCCCCTGATCAATACAGTATGAATTTCATGATGGACCTGATCAAAAAAGAAGAGCCGGGTCCATTCACGTATTTCTATCTGACCAAAAACTCACATAGCCCTTTTATCACTCCGAAATTTGAACAAGATTGGAAGTCACTAAATAATCAATCAGAACAAGAACATATCCACCGCGGTTTTCTGGCCAACCCGGAGCAAGCGGACTATGCCAATGCCATTCAATATGAATTTGATGTAATCCAGGATTTCATCACTCGCCACGGTTCAGACCAGGACATTTTCTTACTAATCGGTGATCATCAACCTCCCTTCCTCAGTGACGAAAAAATCCATGGGCGTGAATCACCGGTGCATATTTTTAGTAAAAATGAGGCATTCATCAACGAGTTTAGTCACTATGGATTTCAAAAAGACCTTGATCAATTAGAAACAAATGTCCGTCATGAAAGTTTGTATTCTATCTTTCTCAATGTATTTGCAAAAAACTATGCCCATTCATACGAAAACCTGCCGGACTATGAAACTGAAGGGATCCAACTATAA